The proteins below come from a single Podarcis muralis chromosome 8, rPodMur119.hap1.1, whole genome shotgun sequence genomic window:
- the LOC114600701 gene encoding collectin-12 isoform X1, translated as MKDDFAEEEEVQSFGYKRFGIQEGTQCTKCKSNWALKFSIILLYILCALLTITVAILGYKVVEKMDNVTGGMENSHKRYAEKLTTVEGDLKKLDYQAAEKAVSTNTELSSFKADILALRQQLHEISEKTAKNKDTLEKLQESGNMLDERQSQMKGVLDSNSFMILSVNKTLQAYNGYINDLQKDTSNIQTSLQSQMHSHNIVIMNLNNLNQTQVQQRDLISALQRSVDDTSQAIQRIKSDFQNLQQVALQARKDTDWLKEKVQNLQTLAANNSALAKANNDTLEDMSSQLSSFSGQMENITTIAQANEQSLKELQEHHKEYENGTSAKFSQQEDRFQNFEKDIVNIISNISYTAHHLRTLTSNLNDVRTTCTDTLSKHTDELTFMNNTLANIRLDATALRMQQDVMRTRLDIEVSNLSVVMEEMKLVDSKHGQLIKNFTILQGPPGPRGPKGDRGPQGPTGLTGPKGQKGEKGEPGPPGPQGEKGPIGPAGPPGEKGGKGSRGSPGSKGQRGSTGKTGLPGPSGEPGLPGPPGKDGPPGPQGPPGPQGLQGIVGEPGIPGPRGLPGLPGAPGMRGLQGQPGPPGPPGPGIPVALQSEANGCPVYWKNFSGNCYYFSSERAIFEDAKAFCEEKSSHLVFINSKEEQQWLKKQVVAKGSFWIGLTDSVKEDEWRWLDGTLPEYINWSAGQPDNWKHGHGPGEDCAGLIHAGLWNDFHCEDVNSFICEQEMDKAEALGL; from the exons GCATTCAAGAAGGAACACAATGCACCAAGTGCAAAAGCAACTGGGCACTGAAGTTTTCCATCATACTGTTGTATATATTATGTGCCTTGTTAACAATAACAGTAGCCATTCTTGGATACAAAG TTGTAGAAAAAATGGACAATGTTACTGGAGGGATGGAAAATTCACATAAAAGATACGCTGAGAAACTCACAACAGTGGAGGGTGACCTGAAAAAATTGG attACCAAGCTGCAGAGAAAGCTGTGAGCACCAACACAGAGCTTTCAAGCTTCAAGGCTGACATTCTGGCCCTCCGCCAACAGCTTCATGAGATttcagagaaaacagcaaagaacaAAGATACACTGGAGAAGTTGCAGGAGTCTGGGAACATGTTAGATGAGCGGCAGAGCCAAATGAAAGGTGTTTTGGATAGCAACTCTTTCATGATTTTAAGTGTCAACAAAACTCTCCAAGCTTACAATGGCTACATCAATGACCTTCAGAAAGACACGAGTAACATTCAGACAAGTTTGCAAAGTCAAATGCACTCACATAACATAGTCATCATGAATCTGAACAATCTCAATCAGACCCAAGTTCAGCAAAGAGATCTTATTAGTGCTTTGCAGAGATCTGTGGATGATACAAGTCAAGCTATCCAAAGGATCAAAAGCGACTTTCAAAACCTTCAGCAGGTTGCCCTCCAAGCACGGAAGGACACAGACTGGCTCAAAGAGAAAGTGCAGAATTTGCAGACATTAGCAGCCAATAACTCAGCTTTGGCCAAAGCTAATAATGATACACTTGAGGATATGAGCAGTCAGCTTAGCTCATTCAGTGGACAGATGGAGAACATCACCACTATTGCACAAGCCAATGAACAAAGTTTGAAGGAGCTCCAAGAACACCATAAAGAATATGAAAATGGAACATCTGCCAAGTTTAGCCAGCAAGAAGACCGATTTCAAAACTTTGAGAAAGATATTGTCAACATCATTAGTAATATTAGCTACACGGCTCATCACTTGCGGACACTAACTAGCAACCTCAACGATGTCCGGACAACATGCACAGATACTCTTAGTAAACATACAGACGAGCTGACTTTTATGAACAACACATTAGCAAATATTCGCCTGGATGCAACTGCTCTCAGGATGCAACAGGACGTGATGAGGACAAGATTAGATATTGAAGTATCCAATTTATCTGTAGTAATGGAAGAAATGAAGCTGGTAGATTCTAAACATGGCCAGCTCATTAAGAATTTCACAATACTACAAG GACCTCCAGGCCCGAGAGGTCCCAAGGGGGACCGAGGGCCCCAAGGTCCTACCGGCCTTACTGGGCCCAAaggacaaaaaggagaaaaaggtgAACCAGGACCACCAGGACCTCAAGGTGAAAAGGGACCGATTGGACCAGCCGGACCACCGGGTGAAAAAGGCGGGAAAGGTTCCAGAGGTTCACCTGGATCCAAAGGCCAGAGAGGTTCAACGGGGAAGACTGGTCTGCCAGGACCTAGTGGAGAACCAGGACTACCTGGACCACCTGGCAAAGATGGCCCCCCTGGCCCACAGGGCCCCCCTGGTCCTCAAGGTCTACAAGGAATTGTTGGGGAGCCAGGAATACCTGGTCCACGTGGGTTGCCTGGTCTGCCTGGTGCACCTGGAATGCGTGGACTGCAGGGCCAGCCTGGACCTCCTGGCCCACCAGGTCCAGGAATACCGGTGGCACTACAAAGCGAGGCTAATG GTTGTCCTGTTTACTGGAAGAATTTTTCGGGCAATTGTTACTACTTTTCATCGGAAAGAGCCATTTTTGAAGACGCAAAGGCTTTCTGTGAAGAAAAATCATCACATTTGGTTTTTATAAACAGTAAAGAGGAGCAG CAATGGCTAAAAAAACAGGTTGTTGCAAAAGGCAGCTTCTGGATTGGCCTCACGGACTCAGTGAAAGAAGATGAATGGCGATGGCTGGATGGAACCTTACCAGAATATAT AAACTGGAGCGCTGGACAACCCGATAACTGGAAACATGGCCATGGACCTGGGGAAGATTGTGCTGGGTTAATCCATGCTGGGCTTTGGAACGACTTTCACTGTGAAGATGTTAACAGTTTTATTTGTGAGCAGGAGATGGACAAAG CTGAAGCTCTGGGATTGTAA
- the LOC114600701 gene encoding collectin-12 isoform X2: MKDDFAEEEEVQSFGYKRFGIQEGTQCTKCKSNWALKFSIILLYILCALLTITVAILGYKVVEKMDNVTGGMENSHKRYAEKLTTVEGDLKKLDYQAAEKAVSTNTELSSFKADILALRQQLHEISEKTAKNKDTLEKLQESGNMLDERQSQMKGVLDSNSFMILSVNKTLQAYNGYINDLQKDTSNIQTSLQSQMHSHNIVIMNLNNLNQTQVQQRDLISALQRSVDDTSQAIQRIKSDFQNLQQVALQARKDTDWLKEKVQNLQTLAANNSALAKANNDTLEDMSSQLSSFSGQMENITTIAQANEQSLKELQEHHKEYENGTSAKFSQQEDRFQNFEKDIVNIISNISYTAHHLRTLTSNLNDVRTTCTDTLSKHTDELTFMNNTLANIRLDATALRMQQDVMRTRLDIEVSNLSVVMEEMKLVDSKHGQLIKNFTILQGPPGPRGPKGDRGPQGPTGLTGPKGQKGEKGEPGPPGPQGEKGPIGPAGPPGEKGGKGSRGSPGSKGQRGSTGKTGLPGPSGEPGLPGPPGKDGPPGPQGPPGPQGLQGIVGEPGIPGPRGLPGLPGAPGMRGLQGQPGPPGPPGPGIPVALQSEANAMAKKTGCCKRQLLDWPHGLSERR, encoded by the exons GCATTCAAGAAGGAACACAATGCACCAAGTGCAAAAGCAACTGGGCACTGAAGTTTTCCATCATACTGTTGTATATATTATGTGCCTTGTTAACAATAACAGTAGCCATTCTTGGATACAAAG TTGTAGAAAAAATGGACAATGTTACTGGAGGGATGGAAAATTCACATAAAAGATACGCTGAGAAACTCACAACAGTGGAGGGTGACCTGAAAAAATTGG attACCAAGCTGCAGAGAAAGCTGTGAGCACCAACACAGAGCTTTCAAGCTTCAAGGCTGACATTCTGGCCCTCCGCCAACAGCTTCATGAGATttcagagaaaacagcaaagaacaAAGATACACTGGAGAAGTTGCAGGAGTCTGGGAACATGTTAGATGAGCGGCAGAGCCAAATGAAAGGTGTTTTGGATAGCAACTCTTTCATGATTTTAAGTGTCAACAAAACTCTCCAAGCTTACAATGGCTACATCAATGACCTTCAGAAAGACACGAGTAACATTCAGACAAGTTTGCAAAGTCAAATGCACTCACATAACATAGTCATCATGAATCTGAACAATCTCAATCAGACCCAAGTTCAGCAAAGAGATCTTATTAGTGCTTTGCAGAGATCTGTGGATGATACAAGTCAAGCTATCCAAAGGATCAAAAGCGACTTTCAAAACCTTCAGCAGGTTGCCCTCCAAGCACGGAAGGACACAGACTGGCTCAAAGAGAAAGTGCAGAATTTGCAGACATTAGCAGCCAATAACTCAGCTTTGGCCAAAGCTAATAATGATACACTTGAGGATATGAGCAGTCAGCTTAGCTCATTCAGTGGACAGATGGAGAACATCACCACTATTGCACAAGCCAATGAACAAAGTTTGAAGGAGCTCCAAGAACACCATAAAGAATATGAAAATGGAACATCTGCCAAGTTTAGCCAGCAAGAAGACCGATTTCAAAACTTTGAGAAAGATATTGTCAACATCATTAGTAATATTAGCTACACGGCTCATCACTTGCGGACACTAACTAGCAACCTCAACGATGTCCGGACAACATGCACAGATACTCTTAGTAAACATACAGACGAGCTGACTTTTATGAACAACACATTAGCAAATATTCGCCTGGATGCAACTGCTCTCAGGATGCAACAGGACGTGATGAGGACAAGATTAGATATTGAAGTATCCAATTTATCTGTAGTAATGGAAGAAATGAAGCTGGTAGATTCTAAACATGGCCAGCTCATTAAGAATTTCACAATACTACAAG GACCTCCAGGCCCGAGAGGTCCCAAGGGGGACCGAGGGCCCCAAGGTCCTACCGGCCTTACTGGGCCCAAaggacaaaaaggagaaaaaggtgAACCAGGACCACCAGGACCTCAAGGTGAAAAGGGACCGATTGGACCAGCCGGACCACCGGGTGAAAAAGGCGGGAAAGGTTCCAGAGGTTCACCTGGATCCAAAGGCCAGAGAGGTTCAACGGGGAAGACTGGTCTGCCAGGACCTAGTGGAGAACCAGGACTACCTGGACCACCTGGCAAAGATGGCCCCCCTGGCCCACAGGGCCCCCCTGGTCCTCAAGGTCTACAAGGAATTGTTGGGGAGCCAGGAATACCTGGTCCACGTGGGTTGCCTGGTCTGCCTGGTGCACCTGGAATGCGTGGACTGCAGGGCCAGCCTGGACCTCCTGGCCCACCAGGTCCAGGAATACCGGTGGCACTACAAAGCGAGGCTAATG CAATGGCTAAAAAAACAGGTTGTTGCAAAAGGCAGCTTCTGGATTGGCCTCACGGACTCAGTGAAAGAAGATGA